CGGCGCGCTCGAAGGCAGCGAAGACCGCCAGATCGTCGTCCCCTTGCACGACCGCAAGCTCGAGATGCGCGGCCTGCCGTTTCTGCAGCGCTGGGTGCTGCCGAACTTCTACTTCCACGTCGTCACCGCCTACGCCCTCCTGCGCCACAACGGCGTGGACGTCGGCAAGATGGACTACCTCGGGCGCGACAGCGTGCCGCCGGCCTGATCAACGGTCGTTGAGCGCGTACCGCCCCGGGCCGAGCATCGCCACGGCAATCGCGGTGAACAGGAAGAAGCCCTGCAGCTCGAGCGCCCAGCCGCCCATCGGACCGAGTGAGAACAGGTCGGATGAATGCACCAAACCGATCGCGAAGAGCATGTTGACGGCGATCAGCACCGCACCGATGCGTGCGAACAGGCCGGCAATGACCATGAGCGGAGCGATGACCTCGCCGATGTACACGCCGTAGGCGACCCAGGCCGGCAACCCGGCTGCGCCCACCATGCCGATGATTGGGCCGATGCCGCTCGCCAGTTTCGCGACTCCGTGCAACAGGATGAGCACGCCGAGAACCACCCGCAGCAATAGCAGGCC
This genomic interval from Gammaproteobacteria bacterium contains the following:
- a CDS encoding DoxX family protein is translated as MTDSGLLLLRVVLGVLILLHGVAKLASGIGPIIGMVGAAGLPAWVAYGVYIGEVIAPLMVIAGLFARIGAVLIAVNMLFAIGLVHSSDLFSLGPMGGWALELQGFFLFTAIAVAMLGPGRYALNDR